The genomic segment AGCGCGGGAGGATCGAAGTGCAGGGTGGGAACAGCCATGGGGCCGGGAGCACCCGCAGGCCCGGCTGGCTGCGAGGAAGGCGGAGCGGTGGCTGGGCCGGGCTGTGTCGCGGCGGCGGCCGCGGGCATGGCCGGCGCCCCGGGTCCCGCCTCCGGACTCGGTCCTGCCGCCGGCGGAGCCCCGGCGGGGACTGCCGGCGCCGTCGCAGCCGCGGGACGCAGCTCGATGCCGGTGGCCGTGCCCACGTCCACCGGGCGCGTGTTCAGGCTGCTGACCTCCTGCATGCGCACGATGTGCGGCACCAGGGCGAAGACCAGCTCGCTGTCGGTCGAGGTCGTGTGCTCCTTGGCGAAGAAGTAGCGGAAGAAGGGGATCTGCCCCAGCCCGGGGATGCCCGACCAGTCCTTGGTCACGTCCTGCTCCAGCATACCGCCCATCAGGTTCACCTCGCCCTCCTTCAGGCGGATGGTGGCCTCGGTCTTGCGTTGCCCGATGATGGGCTGCTGGATGCCCCCGATGTTCTGCTGCCCCACCACCGAGGAGATCTCCAGCATCATCTTCAGCGTCACTTCCCGGTCGCCGTGGATGTGCGGCGTGATGTCGATGTTCACGCCCACGTCCTGGTACTGGAACTGGGTGTTGACCAGGGGGTTGATGCCGACGCCGCCGATGCCCGGCTGAAACGACCCGGTGGCCACGGGGATGCGCTGCCCGATCTTCAGGCTGGCCTTCTCGCCGTCCACCGAACGCACCTGCGGCTGCTGGATGATCTTGGTGGCGGTGTCGTCGAAGAGGAAGTTGGCAGTCGCCGGCGGGATGCTGACCGTGAAGCACTCCGCCCCGCAGTTGGCCAGTTGGTTCAGGGTCAGGGGCTGGGGCGTGGTGCCGGTGGTCACGGTGGCGGTGCCCCCGGAGCCGCTGCTGCCGGTGGTGGTGGTGCTGGTGGTGGTGATCGGGCTCTGGATCTGCACGCTGACGCTGGCCGGCGGGGTGATGCCCAGGTCGCGCAGCTTGTTGCGGCTCACCTCCATGACCACCACGTCCACGATGACCTCGGGACGCGCCTTGTCGATGTCGTCGATCAGCTTCTCGACCATGGCCACCTGGTCGGGCGTGCCCCGCACCACGATGGCGCCCTGGCTGGCCAGCGGCGAGACCGTGTTCATGTTCAGGATGCCGCGCAGCGCGTTGATCACTTCCTGCAGCTCTTGTGGCTGCGACAGGTTCGCCAGGTAGAAGGTCTTGATGACGCTCTGCTCCAGCTCCTTGCGCTTGGTGGGCGTGTCCTGGGCGACGAAGATGGTGTTCGGGGTCACCGGCCGCCAAAAGGTCTTCGACTCCAGGGCGGCGATCTCCAGCGCCTGCGCCAGCGTCACCCCGTTGAGCGCGATGTGGATGCGGCGCGGGCTCTGGTAGTCGGGATCGAACAGCACGTTGATCCCCGCCAGTTTCCCGATGGCGTCGTACACCACCTTG from the Terriglobales bacterium genome contains:
- a CDS encoding secretin N-terminal domain-containing protein; amino-acid sequence: MAFAPGKSFRVSARPLVRWLAVLLALGLALPAGADQAKDLFKKGQEAEVRQDYENAFHFYQQAYELKPKELTYRASALRTRFLAAASHVHNGQLLRNAGKLEEALAEFVKALAIDSSSFIAQQEVRRTQEMIEQAKSGAPAAAVPVADSLGRLAASAQGPVELAPISNQPISLQLTEDSKVVYDAIGKLAGINVLFDPDYQSPRRIHIALNGVTLAQALEIAALESKTFWRPVTPNTIFVAQDTPTKRKELEQSVIKTFYLANLSQPQELQEVINALRGILNMNTVSPLASQGAIVVRGTPDQVAMVEKLIDDIDKARPEVIVDVVVMEVSRNKLRDLGITPPASVSVQIQSPITTTSTTTTGSSGSGGTATVTTGTTPQPLTLNQLANCGAECFTVSIPPATANFLFDDTATKIIQQPQVRSVDGEKASLKIGQRIPVATGSFQPGIGGVGINPLVNTQFQYQDVGVNIDITPHIHGDREVTLKMMLEISSVVGQQNIGGIQQPIIGQRKTEATIRLKEGEVNLMGGMLEQDVTKDWSGIPGLGQIPFFRYFFAKEHTTSTDSELVFALVPHIVRMQEVSSLNTRPVDVGTATGIELRPAAATAPAVPAGAPPAAGPSPEAGPGAPAMPAAAAATQPGPATAPPSSQPAGPAGAPGPMAVPTLHFDPPALTQAAGSTFVVNIVLTGGQDISAVPLQVSYNPNVLALVNLSDGGLLSKDGQPVALVHRDDAATGTLIMSASRPPNFPGVSGDGAVFALTFLAKAKGQSPLTISRPGARDSKMAPVQVTTAGATVTVQ